In Desulfovibrio sp., the following are encoded in one genomic region:
- a CDS encoding cation:proton antiporter, which produces MEIPILSEIVLILALSVGIIFACNKLGLPPVVGFLAAGVVCGPGGFGLVKSVHQVEMMAEIGVVFLLFTIGMELSTSELMRLKRPVFLGGGAQVALTIVAFGGLAMLLTPSMSLGKGVFAGFLAALSSTAIVLKELQNRAELESPQGRVSLSILIFQDLAIVPMMLLTPFLSGQGGDIWSSLGLMLAKGLGVVVVVLVLARYAVPRLFLMVAQVRSRELFLMATIVFCMSVAMLTASVGLSLSLGAFLAGLMLSESEYALNAMEGVMPFKDIFTSLFFVSVGMLVDVGFIAANPGHVFFWSMAVMVVKILAAAGAVLILGYPLRVAILGGMALGQVGEFSFVLAKVGLDCGLIGSDAYQNFLASSVLTMAVTPWLIQFAPKLASKVCKTQKPKEAKPEGHEELRDHMIIVGYGPGGRQIVHAVKRAGIPFLVLEMNIDTVRRERKEGLPIRYGDAGYPAVLEHAGIKHARVLVVVVSDMTAARRMVSTARALNRNLNIIVRTRFVNEAPILLELGATEVVPEEFETSIEIFTRVLVEYLVPNQTIERLILTARGANYRMLRTPDIPVDGQKLMTPHLTGMDLAVFSVEPGAPLDGKTLEEAEIRKEHALTVVAVERDGENHMNPDGSFEISAGDKVYVFGRQEDVVDKAWLFMPA; this is translated from the coding sequence ATGGAAATACCGATTCTTTCTGAAATCGTTCTCATATTGGCCTTGAGCGTCGGCATCATATTCGCCTGCAACAAGCTCGGACTGCCTCCCGTGGTGGGATTTCTCGCCGCCGGCGTGGTGTGCGGGCCCGGAGGGTTCGGCCTGGTGAAGTCGGTCCATCAGGTGGAAATGATGGCCGAGATTGGCGTGGTGTTTCTGCTCTTCACCATCGGCATGGAGCTCTCCACCTCGGAGCTCATGCGCCTGAAGCGCCCGGTGTTTCTGGGTGGAGGCGCCCAGGTGGCGCTCACCATCGTGGCCTTCGGCGGTCTCGCCATGTTGCTTACCCCGTCCATGAGCCTGGGCAAGGGGGTCTTTGCCGGCTTTCTGGCCGCGTTGTCCTCCACGGCCATCGTGCTCAAGGAACTCCAGAACCGGGCCGAGCTTGAAAGCCCGCAGGGCCGCGTGAGCCTGTCCATCCTCATTTTTCAGGATCTGGCCATTGTGCCCATGATGCTGCTCACTCCCTTTCTCAGTGGGCAAGGCGGGGACATCTGGTCCTCGCTTGGCCTGATGCTCGCGAAAGGGCTGGGCGTGGTCGTGGTGGTGCTCGTCCTGGCCAGGTACGCGGTGCCGCGCCTGTTTCTCATGGTGGCCCAGGTGCGCAGCCGGGAGCTCTTTCTCATGGCCACCATCGTGTTCTGCATGTCGGTGGCCATGCTCACGGCCAGCGTTGGCCTGTCGCTCTCGCTTGGCGCCTTCCTGGCCGGGCTCATGCTGTCCGAATCCGAATACGCCTTGAACGCCATGGAAGGCGTGATGCCCTTCAAGGACATCTTCACCAGCCTGTTTTTCGTGTCCGTGGGCATGCTCGTGGACGTAGGCTTCATCGCGGCCAACCCGGGGCACGTCTTTTTCTGGTCCATGGCCGTCATGGTGGTGAAGATACTGGCCGCGGCCGGGGCCGTACTGATCCTGGGGTACCCGCTCCGGGTGGCTATTCTCGGGGGCATGGCTCTGGGGCAGGTGGGAGAGTTCTCCTTCGTGCTGGCCAAGGTGGGGCTGGACTGCGGCCTTATCGGCAGCGACGCCTACCAGAACTTCCTGGCGTCCAGCGTGCTGACCATGGCGGTGACGCCGTGGCTCATCCAGTTCGCGCCCAAGCTCGCGTCCAAGGTCTGCAAAACCCAGAAGCCCAAAGAGGCGAAGCCGGAAGGGCACGAGGAACTGCGCGACCACATGATCATCGTGGGCTACGGGCCCGGCGGGCGCCAGATCGTGCATGCGGTCAAGCGTGCGGGCATCCCGTTTCTGGTGCTGGAAATGAACATCGACACGGTGCGGCGCGAGCGCAAAGAGGGCCTACCCATCAGATACGGCGATGCAGGCTACCCGGCCGTGCTCGAACATGCCGGCATCAAGCACGCCAGGGTGCTGGTGGTGGTCGTGTCCGACATGACCGCGGCGCGTCGCATGGTTTCCACCGCGCGGGCGCTCAACCGCAACCTGAACATCATCGTGCGCACCCGCTTCGTGAACGAAGCACCGATACTGCTCGAACTCGGGGCCACGGAAGTCGTTCCCGAGGAATTCGAGACATCCATCGAGATATTCACCCGCGTGCTGGTTGAATACCTGGTGCCCAACCAGACCATCGAGCGCTTGATACTTACGGCGCGCGGGGCAAACTACCGCATGCTGCGCACCCCGGACATCCCAGTGGACGGCCAGAAACTCATGACGCCGCATCTCACCGGAATGGACCTGGCTGTCTTCAGTGTTGAGCCTGGGGCTCCCCTGGACGGGAAAACCCTGGAGGAGGCGGAAATCCGCAAGGAGCACGCTCTCACCGTGGTCGCCGTGGAGCGCGACGGGGAGAACCACATGAACCCGGACGGGTCCTTCGAGATTTCAGCCGGGGACAAGGTCTACGTGTTCGGACGCCAGGAAGACGTGGTGGATAAGGCCTGGCTCTTCATGCCAGCTTAG